Proteins from a genomic interval of Kitasatospora herbaricolor:
- a CDS encoding phenazine biosynthesis protein yields the protein MSSDDFDSHLRKLMAWHFGDATGSPFWLGKRATLGFDPVSDVQGATDLLRFPDISSELRSVPAGDLIPQGLADQPFRVYDSGGTTGAPKRIVDSGYRSRLLEWAHGRLVAQGVPATGNWLHLGPSGPHVIGFDVSRYAALGNGIFYTVDLDPRWVKRLLGSGRPEQAEEYIQHLLDQAETILRSQDVAVLSTTPPLLEAICAREELYELVLAKVRGIIWAGTSISAESLRLVEEVFFPGTAVAGIYGNSLMGVAPQRERLAGDEYPCVFEAFPETTRLELVDEQGKEVGYGERGRVRLHLVAEEMFLPNILERDSAVRIAPTSPGGPDGLADVQTFGTIDDVAVIEGVY from the coding sequence ATGAGCTCAGACGACTTTGACAGCCACCTGCGGAAACTGATGGCCTGGCACTTCGGCGATGCCACCGGATCGCCGTTCTGGCTCGGGAAACGGGCCACCCTCGGCTTCGACCCGGTCAGCGACGTGCAGGGTGCGACCGATCTGCTGCGGTTCCCCGACATCAGCTCCGAGCTGCGCAGCGTCCCGGCCGGGGACCTGATCCCGCAGGGCCTGGCGGACCAGCCCTTCCGGGTGTACGACTCGGGCGGCACCACCGGCGCCCCGAAGCGCATCGTGGACAGCGGCTACCGTTCGCGGCTGCTGGAGTGGGCGCACGGCCGGCTGGTCGCCCAGGGCGTGCCCGCCACCGGCAACTGGCTGCACCTGGGCCCGAGCGGCCCGCACGTCATCGGCTTCGACGTGTCGCGCTACGCGGCGCTCGGGAACGGCATCTTCTACACCGTCGACCTGGACCCGCGGTGGGTCAAGCGGCTGCTCGGCAGCGGCCGGCCGGAGCAGGCCGAGGAGTACATCCAGCACCTGCTCGACCAGGCGGAGACGATTCTCCGCAGCCAGGACGTGGCCGTCCTGAGCACCACGCCCCCGCTGCTGGAGGCGATCTGCGCCCGCGAGGAGCTGTACGAGCTGGTGCTGGCCAAGGTCCGGGGGATCATCTGGGCCGGCACCTCGATCAGCGCCGAGAGCCTGCGCCTGGTCGAGGAGGTGTTCTTCCCCGGCACCGCCGTGGCCGGCATCTACGGCAACAGCCTGATGGGGGTGGCGCCACAGCGCGAGCGGCTGGCCGGCGACGAGTACCCCTGCGTCTTCGAGGCGTTCCCGGAGACCACCCGGCTGGAGCTGGTCGACGAGCAGGGCAAGGAGGTCGGCTACGGCGAGCGCGGCCGGGTCCGGCTGCACCTCGTCGCCGAGGAGATGTTCCTGCCGAACATCCTGGAGCGCGACAGCGCCGTCCGGATCGCACCGACCTCCCCGGGCGGGCCGGACGGCCTGGCCGACGTCCAGACCTTCGGCACCATCGACGATGTGGCCGTCATCGAAGGGGTGTACTGA
- a CDS encoding MFS transporter, producing the protein MTTDPAVQQQSAAATPITLPAPAAPAISARSTGLRLGALFGPAVFGVTAAGVALPKVTAALHTTPAATAWVLTIHALALGIGTALFGRLGDALGVRTTLLAGSVVLLLGTGICVSSTNLGTLVAGRFVLAAGSGAMTSGALTLAASGDPASRPKVLAGFGGTMAAFSASATLMGGIITQWLSWRLTVVLPVLSLLAVPFCLRLATRPGSRKPVDITGAVLLTLTSAALLVLIQSPALSLSTPVVLVTALLVILGAGALAVRVRSLPTGFVPKSLAGDRLFLLSAAVGVGVYGGLFAAMYAVPQVLVKSYGWSVLTVGFALLPGAVIGAVLSRAAGRISGNGGSRLLAGAAAASAVLLAAAGIYGGGAILLVAGASLGFAAFAVTQVVTTGLMSARIPPAQRGGAMGLLNLTFFVGGAVGSAAAGALSKSMTLTSALGLVAALPLVAALIALTLNGSAAQAKQA; encoded by the coding sequence GTGACCACTGACCCAGCCGTGCAGCAGCAGTCCGCAGCTGCCACTCCCATCACTCTCCCCGCTCCCGCGGCCCCCGCCATCAGCGCCCGTTCCACCGGACTACGCCTGGGCGCCCTCTTCGGCCCCGCCGTCTTCGGCGTCACCGCGGCCGGCGTGGCCCTCCCCAAGGTCACCGCCGCACTCCACACCACCCCGGCCGCCACCGCCTGGGTCCTGACCATCCACGCCCTCGCCCTCGGCATCGGCACCGCCCTGTTCGGCCGCCTCGGCGACGCCCTCGGGGTCCGCACCACGCTGCTCGCCGGCTCGGTGGTGCTGCTGCTGGGTACCGGGATCTGCGTCTCCTCGACCAACCTCGGCACCCTGGTGGCCGGCCGCTTCGTCCTGGCCGCCGGATCCGGGGCGATGACCTCCGGCGCGCTGACCCTCGCCGCCTCCGGCGACCCGGCGAGCCGGCCCAAGGTGCTGGCCGGCTTCGGCGGGACGATGGCCGCCTTCTCCGCCAGCGCGACGCTGATGGGCGGCATCATCACCCAGTGGCTGAGCTGGCGGCTGACGGTCGTGCTGCCGGTGCTGTCGCTGCTCGCCGTCCCGTTCTGCCTGCGCCTGGCCACCCGGCCCGGCTCGCGCAAGCCGGTCGACATCACCGGCGCCGTACTGCTCACCCTCACCTCGGCGGCGCTGCTGGTGCTGATCCAGTCCCCCGCCCTGTCGCTCTCCACCCCGGTGGTGCTGGTCACCGCCCTGCTGGTGATCCTGGGCGCGGGCGCGCTCGCCGTGCGGGTGCGCAGCCTGCCGACCGGCTTCGTCCCGAAGTCGCTGGCCGGCGACCGGCTGTTCCTGCTGTCCGCCGCCGTCGGCGTGGGCGTGTACGGCGGCCTGTTCGCCGCCATGTACGCCGTGCCGCAGGTGCTGGTGAAGTCCTACGGCTGGAGCGTGCTCACGGTCGGCTTCGCGCTGCTCCCCGGCGCGGTGATCGGCGCGGTGCTCTCCCGGGCCGCCGGCCGGATCTCCGGCAACGGCGGCAGCCGGCTGCTGGCCGGCGCCGCGGCGGCCTCGGCCGTACTGCTGGCGGCCGCCGGGATCTACGGCGGCGGGGCGATCCTGCTGGTGGCCGGCGCCTCGCTGGGCTTCGCCGCCTTCGCCGTGACCCAGGTGGTGACGACGGGCCTGATGTCGGCCCGGATCCCTCCCGCGCAGCGCGGCGGGGCGATGGGCCTGCTGAACCTGACCTTCTTCGTCGGCGGCGCGGTCGGTTCGGCCGCGGCCGGTGCGCTGTCCAAGTCGATGACGCTGACCAGTGCGCTGGGACTGGTGGCCGCGCTGCCGCTGGTGGCCGCGCTGATCGCGCTGACGCTCAACGGCAGCGCCGCGCAGGCCAAGCAGGCCTGA
- a CDS encoding AfsR/SARP family transcriptional regulator, with protein MSDGFRFRILGPLAVEFSGQPIRLGGARQQALLTILLLEANHVVPIERLVDAIWNDAPPASAKNQVRICVSGLRRLFADRHPGAVIETRASGYIIKVPNGALDLGEFGELTFRGRAAGNTTEAVELLRKAIGLWRGPIGSGLDSRLVESLATKFHEERLSALEDCYDLELKLNRHRQIVGELSGHVAEHPFREKMCGQLMLALFRSGRKVEALELFRSTRRKLSEEMGIEPGESLRELQYSILNSDTPGPAGPEPTQLLNLRLPPARDKISSSSVHNPLSISEHRRTEDRLERLEREHAQLRAEHAVFKRAISLWAKFWETQA; from the coding sequence ATGTCGGACGGCTTCCGTTTCCGAATACTCGGACCACTCGCGGTGGAGTTCTCCGGGCAGCCGATCCGGCTGGGAGGAGCGCGGCAACAGGCGCTGCTCACCATCCTGCTGCTGGAGGCGAACCACGTGGTCCCGATCGAACGCCTGGTCGACGCGATCTGGAACGACGCACCGCCGGCCTCCGCCAAGAACCAGGTCCGGATCTGTGTCTCGGGGCTGCGGCGGCTCTTCGCCGACCGGCATCCGGGTGCCGTCATCGAGACCAGGGCGTCCGGCTACATCATCAAGGTCCCGAACGGCGCCCTGGACCTGGGCGAGTTCGGCGAACTCACCTTCCGCGGACGGGCCGCCGGAAACACCACCGAGGCGGTCGAACTCCTGCGCAAGGCCATCGGCCTGTGGCGCGGCCCGATCGGGTCGGGGCTCGACAGCCGGCTGGTGGAATCACTGGCGACCAAATTCCACGAGGAACGGCTGTCCGCCCTGGAGGACTGCTACGACCTGGAGCTCAAGCTCAACAGACACCGGCAGATCGTCGGGGAACTCTCCGGCCACGTCGCCGAGCATCCCTTCCGGGAGAAGATGTGCGGTCAGCTCATGCTGGCCCTCTTCCGCTCCGGCCGGAAGGTCGAGGCGCTCGAACTGTTCCGCAGCACCCGGCGCAAGCTCTCCGAGGAGATGGGGATCGAACCCGGGGAAAGCCTGCGGGAGTTGCAGTACTCCATTCTGAACAGTGACACCCCCGGGCCGGCCGGGCCCGAGCCCACCCAGCTCCTCAACCTGCGGCTGCCCCCGGCCCGGGACAAGATCTCGTCCTCCTCCGTGCACAATCCGCTCTCCATTTCCGAGCACCGCAGGACCGAGGACCGGCTGGAGCGGCTGGAGCGCGAGCACGCACAACTCCGCGCCGAGCACGCCGTGTTCAAGCGGGCGATCTCACTCTGGGCGAAGTTCTGGGAAACCCAGGCCTGA
- a CDS encoding tyrosinase family protein, giving the protein MGVRKNHLHMSRAEKRRFVNAVLEIKRRGIFDQFVQLHIQVNSDDYLAKLGGKRIGHVNPGLFPWHRQYLMNFERELQKVDPRVTLPYWDWTTDQGADSPLWDEEFMGGNGRPGDNRVMTGPFARDNGWKINISVVSDGSEPAPVNGHYTTDDRDYLVRDFGTLTPNLPTPKELQDTLDLPVYDSFPWNHTSGRETPFASFRNHLEGYAKFPWEPAFGKLHGAGHVWVGGHMMYIGSPNDPVFFLHHCFIDKLWSVWQRQHPDVPHYLPLEPTQDVPDVHTKLPPWNTLTPGDLTDHRRFYQYDDDCD; this is encoded by the coding sequence GTGGGCGTACGCAAGAACCACCTTCACATGAGCCGCGCGGAGAAGCGCCGGTTCGTCAACGCGGTGCTGGAGATCAAGCGCCGGGGCATATTCGACCAGTTCGTGCAGCTGCACATCCAGGTCAACTCCGACGACTACCTGGCGAAGCTGGGCGGCAAGCGGATCGGGCACGTGAACCCGGGCCTGTTCCCCTGGCACCGCCAGTACCTGATGAACTTCGAGCGGGAGCTGCAGAAGGTCGACCCCCGGGTCACCCTGCCGTACTGGGACTGGACCACCGACCAGGGCGCCGACTCCCCGCTGTGGGACGAGGAGTTCATGGGCGGCAACGGCCGGCCCGGCGACAACCGGGTGATGACCGGCCCGTTCGCCCGGGACAACGGGTGGAAGATCAACATCAGTGTGGTGTCCGACGGTTCGGAGCCCGCGCCGGTGAACGGCCACTACACCACGGACGACCGCGACTACCTGGTCCGGGACTTCGGCACGCTCACCCCGAACCTGCCGACCCCCAAGGAGCTCCAGGACACCCTGGACCTCCCGGTCTACGACTCGTTCCCGTGGAACCACACCTCGGGCCGCGAGACGCCGTTCGCCAGCTTCCGCAACCACCTGGAGGGGTACGCCAAGTTCCCCTGGGAGCCGGCCTTCGGCAAGCTGCACGGCGCCGGTCACGTCTGGGTCGGCGGCCACATGATGTACATCGGCTCGCCCAACGACCCGGTGTTCTTCCTGCACCACTGCTTCATCGACAAGCTCTGGTCGGTCTGGCAGCGGCAGCACCCGGACGTCCCGCACTACCTGCCGCTGGAGCCCACCCAGGACGTGCCGGACGTGCACACCAAGCTCCCGCCGTGGAACACCCTCACCCCGGGTGACCTGACCGACCACCGTCGGTTCTACCAGTACGACGACGACTGCGACTGA
- a CDS encoding FAD-binding oxidoreductase: MGIAQEGQVEFRSAPAGVAQELAHAVRGAVLSPGDEGFATECAGFNLVAAHRPALVVVAEGAADVQAAVRIAGLHGLPVTVQSTGHGISAPADGGLLISVRRMNGVAVDPIARLARVEAGTPWHKVIRSAAAHGLAPLNGSSHLVGAVGYTLGGGLGLLARRYGYAADHVTRLEIVTADGELRMVTQDQNAALFWALRGGKGNFGVVTAMEFELVPVTRLYGGGLFYDGEDTSDVLHTWRAWTRDLPEEMTSSVALLRLPDLPVVPALLRGRLVVHVRIAFQGSAADGEQLIRPLRTVALPVLDTVGDMPYTAVQEIHQDPTHPLPYHERSIVLRELDHQAVTRLLALAGPGSGCGELMVELRHLGGALGRPPAVPNAVGNRDGAFTLSTLTPAIPGDPAAAEVAGSEVLEGLTPWGTGGRYLNFLGGPATTGPDQVRACYDAETYRRLADIKAVYDPQNLFRFNHNIVPSEGLSQ, from the coding sequence GTGGGGATTGCACAGGAAGGCCAGGTCGAATTCCGCTCCGCGCCGGCCGGGGTGGCACAGGAACTGGCCCATGCCGTACGCGGCGCGGTGCTGTCGCCGGGTGACGAGGGCTTCGCCACCGAGTGTGCGGGGTTCAACCTCGTCGCCGCCCACCGCCCGGCCCTGGTCGTCGTCGCCGAGGGAGCGGCGGACGTGCAGGCGGCGGTCCGCATCGCGGGCCTGCACGGCCTGCCGGTGACCGTCCAGTCGACCGGGCACGGCATCAGCGCGCCGGCCGACGGCGGACTGCTGATCTCCGTCCGGCGGATGAACGGCGTGGCGGTCGACCCGATCGCGCGGCTCGCCCGGGTGGAGGCCGGCACCCCGTGGCACAAGGTCATCCGGTCGGCGGCCGCCCACGGCCTGGCCCCGCTCAACGGCTCCTCGCACCTGGTCGGCGCGGTCGGCTACACCCTCGGCGGCGGCCTCGGCCTGCTCGCCCGCCGGTACGGCTACGCCGCGGACCACGTGACCCGGCTGGAGATCGTCACCGCCGACGGCGAGCTGCGGATGGTGACGCAGGATCAGAACGCCGCGTTGTTCTGGGCGTTGCGCGGCGGCAAGGGCAACTTCGGGGTCGTCACCGCGATGGAGTTCGAGCTCGTCCCGGTCACCCGGCTGTACGGCGGCGGCCTGTTCTACGACGGCGAGGACACCAGCGACGTCCTGCACACCTGGCGGGCCTGGACCAGGGACCTGCCGGAGGAGATGACCTCCTCGGTGGCCCTGCTGCGGCTCCCCGACCTGCCGGTGGTGCCGGCGCTGCTGCGGGGCCGGCTGGTGGTGCACGTCCGGATCGCCTTCCAGGGTTCCGCCGCCGACGGCGAGCAGCTGATCCGGCCGCTGCGCACGGTCGCGCTGCCCGTCCTCGACACCGTCGGCGACATGCCGTACACCGCCGTCCAGGAGATCCACCAGGACCCGACCCACCCGCTGCCGTACCACGAGCGCTCGATCGTCCTGCGGGAGCTGGACCACCAGGCGGTGACCCGGCTGCTGGCCCTGGCCGGCCCCGGCTCCGGCTGCGGCGAGCTGATGGTGGAACTGCGCCACCTCGGCGGCGCGCTCGGCCGCCCCCCGGCGGTGCCCAACGCGGTCGGCAACCGGGACGGCGCCTTCACCCTGTCCACCCTGACCCCCGCCATACCCGGGGACCCGGCGGCCGCCGAGGTCGCCGGCAGCGAGGTGCTGGAGGGCCTGACCCCCTGGGGCACCGGCGGCCGCTACCTCAACTTCCTGGGCGGCCCGGCCACCACCGGCCCCGACCAGGTGCGTGCCTGCTACGACGCCGAGACGTACCGCCGGCTGGCGGACATCAAGGCCGTGTACGACCCGCAGAACCTTTTCCGTTTCAACCACAACATCGTGCCCAGCGAAGGGCTCTCCCAGTGA
- a CDS encoding aldehyde dehydrogenase family protein encodes MSVVRIDPVTGGRPVPSSDRSTLLGVTGEPLADIGQAPRLLAQAALNELRRNADGVPPGAELLVEAARLFASADLDGESIDDYVNRVTLSTGLTAATVRLAVEDLVKEIVALPATTAAELPVTDFGSGFRTRWVPRGRVFAGVMASNHPVPNATWVQAVYHGYSVLVRPGSRDPFTPRRLVAALLRAGLPADRLAFLPSSREVGEFLLRKADRGIIYGGRQAVETWQGDDSIAVRGPGSTKAFLDADLDDALLDHLVTSASFDGGTRCTNLSAVLTTRPVAEVADRLARRLSTLPVLPADHPDASLLVLDAHRAEQIRRQTAELRTELTDHSARHDAHEPFVRLENGSLLPRPLVLSADRAGHPAVGTELPFPFIVVAPWTEADGTAPLRESLVLNLLTEREDLAERALLEPTVRKVTRGTVLPWTAVPGIPHDDNYTQFLLEPKGVVSGDIDSKAGRHLAST; translated from the coding sequence ATGAGCGTGGTCCGCATCGACCCGGTGACCGGCGGCCGGCCCGTGCCGAGCAGCGACCGCTCCACGCTGCTGGGCGTGACCGGCGAGCCGCTCGCCGACATCGGCCAGGCCCCCCGGCTGCTCGCCCAGGCCGCGCTGAACGAACTGCGCCGCAACGCCGACGGCGTCCCGCCCGGCGCCGAACTGCTCGTCGAGGCGGCCCGGCTGTTCGCGAGCGCCGACCTCGACGGGGAGAGCATCGACGACTACGTCAACCGCGTCACGCTGAGCACCGGGCTGACCGCGGCCACCGTCCGGCTCGCGGTCGAGGACCTCGTCAAGGAGATCGTCGCACTGCCCGCGACCACCGCGGCGGAACTGCCGGTGACCGACTTCGGCTCCGGCTTCCGCACCCGCTGGGTGCCCCGCGGCCGGGTCTTCGCCGGGGTGATGGCCAGCAACCACCCGGTGCCCAACGCCACCTGGGTGCAAGCGGTCTACCACGGCTACAGCGTGCTGGTGCGGCCCGGCAGCCGCGACCCGTTCACCCCGCGCCGGCTGGTCGCGGCGCTGCTGCGGGCCGGCCTGCCGGCCGACCGGCTGGCGTTCCTGCCCAGCTCCCGCGAGGTCGGGGAGTTCCTGCTGCGCAAGGCCGACCGGGGGATCATCTACGGCGGCCGGCAGGCCGTCGAGACCTGGCAGGGCGACGACAGCATCGCGGTGCGCGGACCCGGCAGCACCAAGGCCTTCCTGGACGCCGACCTCGACGACGCGCTGCTGGACCACCTGGTCACCTCCGCCTCCTTCGACGGCGGCACCCGCTGCACCAACCTCTCCGCGGTGCTCACCACCCGGCCGGTGGCCGAGGTCGCCGACCGGCTCGCCCGGCGGCTGAGCACCCTGCCGGTGCTGCCCGCCGACCACCCGGACGCCTCGCTGCTGGTGCTGGACGCCCACCGCGCCGAGCAGATCCGCCGCCAGACCGCCGAACTGCGCACCGAGCTGACCGACCACTCGGCCCGCCACGACGCGCACGAGCCCTTCGTCCGGCTGGAGAACGGCTCGCTGCTCCCCCGGCCGCTGGTGCTCTCCGCGGACCGGGCCGGCCACCCGGCCGTCGGCACCGAACTGCCCTTCCCCTTCATCGTGGTGGCACCCTGGACCGAGGCGGACGGCACCGCGCCGCTGCGCGAGTCGCTGGTGCTCAACCTGCTGACCGAGCGGGAGGACCTCGCCGAGCGGGCCCTGCTGGAGCCGACCGTCCGCAAGGTCACCCGGGGCACCGTGCTGCCCTGGACGGCCGTGCCCGGGATCCCGCACGACGACAACTACACGCAGTTCCTGCTGGAGCCGAAGGGCGTCGTGAGCGGCGATATCGATTCGAAAGCCGGGCGACACCTCGCGTCGACATGA
- a CDS encoding tyrosinase cofactor, giving the protein MNRRDMVKATVGVAAAAASGVVAFNGTGVGARAAAEGSGPVAAAGPADHVETYKGRTIRVAAASGEHTPVFIDDRPLHVMKLGENAYMSSLCHYGLEASPLVAARRAVDELRGAQLLAAKDSGSTDHHHAA; this is encoded by the coding sequence ATGAATCGACGTGACATGGTGAAAGCCACGGTGGGCGTGGCCGCGGCCGCCGCCAGCGGCGTGGTGGCGTTCAACGGCACCGGCGTCGGAGCGCGGGCCGCGGCCGAGGGCTCCGGCCCCGTCGCCGCGGCCGGCCCGGCGGACCATGTCGAGACGTACAAGGGCCGGACGATACGGGTGGCCGCCGCGAGCGGCGAGCACACCCCGGTGTTCATCGACGACCGGCCGCTGCATGTGATGAAGCTGGGCGAGAACGCGTACATGAGCTCGCTCTGCCACTACGGCCTGGAGGCCTCGCCGCTGGTCGCGGCCCGCCGCGCGGTCGACGAGCTGCGCGGCGCGCAGCTGCTGGCCGCCAAGGACTCCGGCTCCACCGACCACCACCACGCCGCATGA